From the Hymenobacter yonginensis genome, one window contains:
- a CDS encoding c-type cytochrome, producing the protein MTHSLKLGLQASAILFASVLTTGCNRADDPGIEYAPEMYESIPYDPLRQVNANTVNPMGINERTPVVGTVARGKAEYYSHIAKDDVATAETKLRNPYSYTKENLEEGKSLYVRNCQHCHGEQGDGQGPVGIKFKGVPNYSAGAYKTMNDGHIYHVIQWGRNRMMPHGSQVNPEERWKIAMYVRALQLGKGADGVADLLKANGASAAGVAASDSSQTTDTQTQAPVQEAQADKGSETPGQGDQARNGTAN; encoded by the coding sequence ATGACGCATTCGCTGAAACTAGGTCTGCAAGCGTCGGCAATCCTGTTTGCCTCGGTGCTGACCACCGGCTGCAACCGCGCCGATGATCCTGGCATTGAGTACGCTCCGGAGATGTACGAATCTATTCCGTACGACCCCCTGCGTCAGGTGAATGCCAATACGGTAAACCCGATGGGCATCAACGAGCGCACCCCTGTGGTAGGCACCGTGGCCCGTGGCAAAGCCGAATACTACTCGCACATCGCCAAAGACGATGTGGCTACTGCTGAAACCAAACTGCGCAACCCTTACTCTTACACCAAGGAGAACCTGGAGGAAGGCAAGTCGCTGTACGTGCGCAACTGCCAGCACTGCCACGGTGAGCAGGGTGACGGCCAGGGTCCGGTAGGCATCAAGTTCAAAGGTGTACCGAACTACTCGGCCGGCGCTTACAAAACCATGAACGACGGGCACATTTACCACGTCATTCAGTGGGGCCGCAACCGCATGATGCCGCACGGCTCGCAGGTAAACCCTGAGGAGCGCTGGAAAATCGCCATGTACGTTCGCGCGCTGCAACTGGGCAAAGGCGCTGATGGCGTGGCCGACCTGCTGAAAGCCAACGGCGCCTCAGCTGCTGGTGTAGCCGCGTCCGACTCGTCGCAGACCACTGACACGCAAACGCAGGCGCCCGTTCAGGAAGCGCAGGCAGACAAAGGCTCGGAAACTCCGGGCCAAGGAGACCAGGCACGTAACGGCACCGCAAACTAA
- a CDS encoding DUF3341 domain-containing protein: MTKRFALGIFEDEDVLLHAVENVREAGVKIYEVFTPFPIHGIDDALGIERSRLPIAAFFYGLVGLCFALWLQIYTLGFDWPMIIGGKPHIALPAFIPVSFELTVFFCCHGMVITFYTISKLYPRWKTPVLDVRSTDDKFVMAIELNEKTDLNHLTQLLRANGASEVNEKEMTKF; encoded by the coding sequence ATGACTAAGCGCTTCGCCCTCGGCATCTTCGAAGACGAAGACGTGCTGCTGCACGCCGTTGAAAACGTCCGCGAAGCGGGCGTGAAAATCTACGAAGTCTTCACCCCGTTCCCGATTCACGGCATCGACGATGCCCTCGGCATCGAACGGTCGCGGCTGCCCATCGCCGCGTTCTTCTACGGGCTGGTTGGTCTGTGCTTCGCCCTGTGGCTGCAGATCTACACGCTCGGTTTCGACTGGCCGATGATCATCGGTGGTAAGCCCCACATCGCGCTGCCGGCCTTCATTCCGGTATCCTTCGAATTGACGGTATTCTTCTGCTGCCACGGTATGGTGATTACCTTCTATACCATCAGCAAGTTGTACCCCCGCTGGAAGACGCCTGTTCTGGACGTACGCTCCACCGACGACAAGTTTGTGATGGCCATCGAGCTGAACGAGAAGACCGACCTGAACCATCTGACGCAGCTGCTGCGCGCCAACGGCGCCTCAGAGGTGAACGAAAAAGAAATGACCAAATTCTAA
- a CDS encoding quinol:cytochrome C oxidoreductase, whose translation MATLTQHEGVTAEYLEISAGTRKKFMMIILAGVLLLVTGLIVAYFNIGAEHAEGAAGAHGAAAGHAGGHHGSPLWLKRLIVSLWHNNVFFTGVSVVGTVFMAIQYVAYAGWSVLIKRVYEALSAWVIPGGVLMVIIFCLGLINNDIFHWTVPGIMEKGSETYDAIIAGKSGFLNMPFYLGRMIVFIAIWAFFTKKLRDLSLAEDLNGGTEYFHKCINVSALFLVLFAVSSSIAAWDWVMSVDVHWFSTMFGWYVFASWWVSGIAATTLCTILLKDAGYLRWVKAGHLHDLGKFMFGFSIFWTYVWFSQFMLIWYANLPEEAVYFNQRLGGFNGQYTWLFFFNLLINFAFPFLVLMTRDAKRQMIMLKIVTIAILIGHWFDFYLMIMPATMQENNGFIIEFGVALVFLGSFLLLMTKRLAQASLVPLHHPFLDESVHHTT comes from the coding sequence ATGGCAACTCTGACGCAACACGAAGGCGTTACGGCGGAATACCTGGAGATTTCAGCCGGTACTCGCAAGAAATTCATGATGATCATCCTGGCGGGCGTTCTGCTGCTGGTGACGGGTCTGATTGTCGCTTACTTCAACATCGGCGCGGAGCACGCTGAAGGCGCCGCTGGTGCCCACGGTGCTGCTGCCGGCCATGCAGGCGGCCACCATGGCAGCCCGCTTTGGTTGAAGCGCCTGATTGTAAGCCTTTGGCACAACAACGTATTCTTCACCGGGGTATCGGTGGTAGGTACGGTGTTCATGGCCATCCAATATGTAGCCTACGCCGGCTGGTCAGTTCTGATCAAGCGGGTATATGAGGCCCTCAGCGCCTGGGTAATTCCGGGCGGTGTGCTGATGGTTATCATCTTCTGCCTGGGCCTGATCAACAACGACATCTTCCACTGGACGGTGCCGGGCATTATGGAGAAGGGCAGCGAAACTTACGACGCCATCATTGCTGGCAAATCGGGCTTCCTGAACATGCCGTTCTACTTGGGCCGCATGATCGTCTTCATTGCCATCTGGGCTTTCTTCACCAAGAAGCTGCGCGACCTATCGCTGGCCGAAGACCTGAACGGCGGCACGGAGTACTTCCACAAGTGCATCAACGTATCGGCCCTGTTCCTGGTGCTGTTCGCCGTTTCCTCGTCGATTGCGGCCTGGGACTGGGTGATGTCGGTTGACGTACACTGGTTCTCGACCATGTTCGGCTGGTACGTATTCGCCTCGTGGTGGGTATCGGGCATTGCTGCCACTACGCTTTGCACCATTCTGCTGAAGGATGCCGGCTACCTGCGTTGGGTTAAAGCAGGCCATCTGCACGATCTGGGCAAGTTCATGTTCGGCTTCAGCATCTTCTGGACCTACGTATGGTTCTCGCAGTTCATGCTGATCTGGTACGCCAACCTTCCTGAGGAAGCTGTGTACTTCAACCAGCGTCTGGGCGGCTTCAATGGCCAGTACACGTGGCTGTTCTTTTTCAACCTGCTCATCAACTTTGCCTTCCCTTTCCTTGTTCTGATGACACGGGATGCAAAGCGCCAGATGATCATGCTGAAAATCGTTACCATCGCCATTCTGATTGGTCACTGGTTTGACTTCTATTTGATGATCATGCCTGCAACTATGCAGGAGAATAACGGGTTCATCATTGAGTTCGGGGTTGCGTTGGTGTTCCTGGGTAGCTTCCTGCTGCTCATGACCAAGCGACTGGCACAAGCCTCGCTGGTGCCGCTGCACCATCCGTTCCTCGACGAGAGCGTGCATCACACCACCTAA